In Deltaproteobacteria bacterium, a genomic segment contains:
- a CDS encoding outer membrane protein transport protein, with amino-acid sequence MKKRFSVLIVFLVMVVGIPYGYATNGDNLMNIGPISRSMGGVGIAAPQDAISAVFANPAAMCFGPFCPNSEFNFAGTLFMPKVDAKINLGGTTYQANSTESVYAIPAIGLSVPITNALPLWRFGLAAYGVTGLGVDYRNTALDQSRFAGFGGFPLVAGEYTGLQIMKFAPSIAFQPDSRFSIGLATHIDYATLDLRSGSSNGYGFGVQLGTIYKIHDRVSMGLTYLTPQTVKHAKVRDFDGDGSADDLELEAPQQVGLGVAFDLIPNMFLIELNGKWINWNNAKGYSDFDWKDQYVFGVGAQYKVTPKLALRAGYNYGNNPVSEHNNFVGFAPKQVQGKTMPTYYYETFRAIGFPAVVEHHVTFGIGYEFSNRFAINLGYTHAFSNSIKERGTALNGQPVTIESNLSENSIEFGLTWRF; translated from the coding sequence ATGAAAAAGAGATTTTCTGTATTAATTGTTTTTTTGGTGATGGTCGTTGGTATACCTTACGGATATGCCACCAATGGGGATAATCTGATGAACATAGGCCCCATTTCCAGGTCCATGGGCGGGGTCGGTATAGCGGCCCCTCAGGACGCCATCAGTGCGGTATTCGCCAATCCGGCGGCTATGTGCTTTGGACCCTTTTGTCCCAATTCCGAGTTTAACTTTGCCGGGACCCTCTTTATGCCCAAGGTTGATGCCAAAATCAACCTGGGAGGGACGACCTATCAAGCCAACAGTACTGAAAGTGTATATGCCATTCCGGCCATCGGCCTGTCTGTCCCGATCACCAACGCCCTGCCCCTCTGGCGATTCGGCCTGGCGGCTTACGGGGTTACCGGACTTGGAGTAGATTACCGGAACACGGCCCTGGATCAATCCCGCTTTGCAGGATTTGGCGGTTTTCCTCTGGTGGCCGGGGAATATACCGGCTTGCAGATCATGAAGTTCGCCCCTTCCATCGCTTTTCAGCCCGACAGTCGATTTTCCATCGGCCTGGCCACCCATATCGACTATGCCACTCTTGACTTACGCAGCGGGTCATCCAACGGCTATGGATTCGGGGTCCAATTAGGCACGATCTATAAAATCCATGACCGGGTTTCTATGGGACTTACTTATCTGACCCCTCAGACCGTAAAGCATGCCAAGGTCAGGGATTTTGACGGCGACGGTTCGGCCGACGACCTGGAGTTGGAAGCCCCCCAACAGGTGGGATTGGGGGTAGCTTTTGATCTTATTCCCAATATGTTTTTGATTGAATTAAACGGGAAGTGGATCAATTGGAACAATGCCAAGGGATACAGTGACTTTGATTGGAAAGATCAGTATGTCTTCGGCGTTGGTGCCCAATATAAAGTCACCCCCAAGTTGGCCCTGCGAGCCGGATACAATTACGGGAATAATCCGGTGAGTGAGCATAATAATTTTGTTGGTTTTGCTCCCAAACAGGTCCAGGGAAAAACCATGCCGACTTATTACTATGAAACCTTCAGGGCCATCGGATTTCCGGCGGTGGTCGAACATCATGTGACCTTCGGCATCGGTTACGAATTTAGCAATCGTTTTGCCATCAACCTCGGCTATACCCATGCCTTTTCAAACAGCATAAAGGAACGGGGCACGGCCCTGAATGGGCAACCCGTGACGATTGAATCAAACTTGAGTGAAAACAGCATCGAATTCGGCTTGACCTGGAGATTTTAA
- a CDS encoding winged helix-turn-helix transcriptional regulator: MEKKTDPSEMFKVLSVDTRVKMLDLLKSKGPLGAKSIAESIGISIAAVSQHLKILKQAGLVKSERKGYWIPYTVDEEALECCRQVLNEVCTCGCQGTCNFEENVQGDPDLKSLIKYEEELKTRLKLVQERIKGIESQEKK; this comes from the coding sequence ATGGAAAAAAAAACAGATCCTTCCGAAATGTTTAAGGTCTTGAGCGTGGACACGCGGGTAAAGATGCTGGACCTGCTAAAATCCAAAGGTCCCCTGGGTGCTAAAAGTATTGCCGAATCGATCGGGATATCTATAGCCGCCGTATCCCAGCATCTTAAAATATTAAAACAGGCCGGATTGGTCAAAAGTGAACGTAAAGGCTACTGGATTCCCTATACGGTCGACGAGGAGGCCCTGGAATGCTGCCGACAGGTGTTAAATGAAGTCTGCACCTGCGGATGCCAGGGGACCTGTAATTTTGAAGAGAATGTACAAGGCGATCCAGACTTGAAATCCTTAATAAAATATGAGGAGGAGCTTAAAACCAGGCTCAAATTGGTTCAGGAGAGGATTAAGGGGATAGAGTCTCAAGAGAAGAAGTAG